A region of Homo sapiens chromosome 17, GRCh38.p14 Primary Assembly DNA encodes the following proteins:
- the G6PC1 gene encoding glucose-6-phosphatase catalytic subunit 1 isoform 2 (isoform 2 is encoded by transcript variant 2): MEEGMNVLHDFGIQSTHYLQVNYQDSQDWFILVSVIADLRNAFYVLFPIWFHLQEAVGIKLLWVAVIGDWLNLVFKWILFGQRPYWWVLDTDYYSNTSVPLIKQFPVTCETGPGKDKADLQISVLECHFVVGILGCAAECLSVTNLPCCSFSSSSCCWSPVRHCCCRNFQPHPQHL; the protein is encoded by the exons atggaggaaggaatGAATGTTCTCCATGACTTTGGGATCCAGTCAACACATTACCTCCAGGTGAATTACCAAGACTCCCAGGACTGGTTCATCTTGGTGTCCGTGATCGCAGACCTCAGGAATGCCTTCTACGTCCTCTTCCCCATCTGGTTCCATCTTCAGGAAGCTGTGGGCATTAAACTCCTTTGGGTAGCTGTGATTGGAGACTGGCTCAACCTCGTCTTTAAGTG GATTCTCTTTGGACAGCGTCCATACTGGTGGGTTTTGGATACTGACTACTACAGCAACACTTCCGTGCCCCTGATAAAGCAGTTCCCTGTAACCTGTGAGACTGGACCAG GGAAAGATAAAGCCGACCTACAGATTTCG GTGCTTGAATGTCATTTTGTGGTTGGGATTCTGGGCTGTGCAGCTGAATGTCTGTCTGTCACGAATCTACCTTGCTGCTCATTTTCCTCATCAAGTTGTTGCTGGAGTCCTGTCAG GCATTGCTGTTGCAGAAACTTTCAGCCACATCCACAGCATCTATAA
- the G6PC1 gene encoding glucose-6-phosphatase catalytic subunit 1 isoform 1 (isoform 1 is encoded by transcript variant 1), with translation MEEGMNVLHDFGIQSTHYLQVNYQDSQDWFILVSVIADLRNAFYVLFPIWFHLQEAVGIKLLWVAVIGDWLNLVFKWILFGQRPYWWVLDTDYYSNTSVPLIKQFPVTCETGPGSPSGHAMGTAGVYYVMVTSTLSIFQGKIKPTYRFRCLNVILWLGFWAVQLNVCLSRIYLAAHFPHQVVAGVLSGIAVAETFSHIHSIYNASLKKYFLITFFLFSFAIGFYLLLKGLGVDLLWTLEKAQRWCEQPEWVHIDTTPFASLLKNLGTLFGLGLALNSSMYRESCKGKLSKWLPFRLSSIVASLVLLHVFDSLKPPSQVELVFYVLSFCKSAVVPLASVSVIPYCLAQVLGQPHKKSL, from the exons atggaggaaggaatGAATGTTCTCCATGACTTTGGGATCCAGTCAACACATTACCTCCAGGTGAATTACCAAGACTCCCAGGACTGGTTCATCTTGGTGTCCGTGATCGCAGACCTCAGGAATGCCTTCTACGTCCTCTTCCCCATCTGGTTCCATCTTCAGGAAGCTGTGGGCATTAAACTCCTTTGGGTAGCTGTGATTGGAGACTGGCTCAACCTCGTCTTTAAGTG GATTCTCTTTGGACAGCGTCCATACTGGTGGGTTTTGGATACTGACTACTACAGCAACACTTCCGTGCCCCTGATAAAGCAGTTCCCTGTAACCTGTGAGACTGGACCAG GGAGCCCCTCTGGCCATGCCATGGGCACAGCAGGTGTATACTACGTGATGGTCACATCTACTCTTTCCATCTTTCAGGGAAAGATAAAGCCGACCTACAGATTTCG GTGCTTGAATGTCATTTTGTGGTTGGGATTCTGGGCTGTGCAGCTGAATGTCTGTCTGTCACGAATCTACCTTGCTGCTCATTTTCCTCATCAAGTTGTTGCTGGAGTCCTGTCAG GCATTGCTGTTGCAGAAACTTTCAGCCACATCCACAGCATCTATAATGCCAGcctcaagaaatattttctcattaccTTCTTCCTGTTCAGCTTCGCCATCGGATTTTATCTGCTGCTCAAGGGACTGGGTGTAGACCTCCTGTGGACTCTGGAGAAAGCCCAGAGGTGGTGCGAGCAGCCAGAATGGGTCCACATTGACACCACACCCTTTGCCAGCCTCCTCAAGAACCTGGGCACGCTCTTTGGCCTGGGGCTGGCTCTCAACTCCAGCATGTACAGGGAGAGCTGCAAGGGGAAACTCAGCAAGTGGCTCCCATTCCGCCTCAGCTCTATTGTAGCCTCCCTCGTCCTCCTGCACGTCTTTGACTCCTTGAAACCCCCATCCCAAGTCGAGCTGGTCTTCTACGTCTTGTCCTTCTGCAAGAGTGCGGTAGTGCCCCTGGCATCCGTCAGTGTCATCCCCTACTGCCTCGCCCAGGTCCTGGGCCAGCCGCACAAGAAGTCGTTGTAA